A region of Sugiyamaella lignohabitans strain CBS 10342 chromosome A, complete sequence DNA encodes the following proteins:
- a CDS encoding non-specific serine/threonine protein kinase (Protein kinase of unknown cellular role; binds phosphatidylinositols and cardiolipin in a large-scale study; GO_component: GO:0005575 - cellular_component [Evidence ND]; GO_function: GO:0005524 - ATP binding [Evidence IEA,IEA]; GO_function: GO:0016301 - kinase activity [Evidence IEA]; GO_function: GO:0000166 - nucleotide binding [Evidence IEA]; GO_function: GO:0004672 - protein kinase activity [Evidence IEA]; GO_function: GO:0004672 - protein kinase activity [Evidence IDA] [PMID 16319894]; GO_function: GO:0004672 - protein kinase activity [Evidence ISS] [PMID 9020587]; GO_function: GO:0004674 - protein serine/threonine kinase activity [Evidence IEA,IEA]; GO_function: GO:0016740 - transferase activity [Evidence IEA]; GO_function: GO:0016772 - transferase activity, transferring phosphorus-containing groups [Evidence IEA]; GO_process: GO:0016310 - phosphorylation [Evidence IEA]; GO_process: GO:0006468 - protein phosphorylation [Evidence IEA]; GO_process: GO:0006468 - protein phosphorylation [Evidence IDA] [PMID 16319894]) — protein MYGTVDRVNAQNAKAKLADSYTKLLREITTPTISSGTFSIGNYSIIRLIGTGSFGKVYLASHKFTKSKVVLKSSPKEQPNLVREIHHHRQFKHPHIARLYEIIVTETSVWMVLEYCPGDELYTYLVNNNGQLKPDETKKIFSELCGAVTYTHSKNCAHRDIKLENTLLDKRHNVKLVDFGFTREYENSRTMLDTVCGTSCYMAPEILMGKKYSGEAIDVWSLGVILYTLLYGEMPFEEETDVDTRMKIINEEPSYGDFVRGKPVPEDGKNLVKLLLSKDPKQRLALEEILQHPYLEDYGLLQRNILATKEPKPFSTKSEKKVLRSLKSSNIDISNLAESVLSQSCDSLAGFWALAVERQTKIDLKKHRRSSLGIKLTKRDGIEKDGGDDESRGPASPKGSVHGVSRFRSPSAPHSPRSPLGKFASSIRSSSDRERSDRIDRMERADKLVEMNSSPINGTADSHLAEVSNDPPANIGEISSSVGKSNPHNQQAAESGNTKSGLDGPSSLTVSNQSINDFPELTTHPSIIERTKTKASSTSRDIRASLKATMMKIILIGSLRRRQSVIDVDGAPSTVSASSTLKSAQSNPSQSNVRGLDIHDESGGEIGGLNSSDRQPTTLIIQPDSDKDEIDQQSLVDPNQSRKERSSSDFNDTLGSSQSRGKPSRKLAVLARPISQISQISQISAFSQLSQYSTNSQISAAPSQLSQEKINQAFNKPQSEGSSRPKYSRRSTSSSISSLISRHRKTHSKASSTSSASLKSAPGSPRRVASPVPGSHSPFPRARGRFSEHSVFPSSKLESPSSRVRLRRKSPFAGITSYGRRQSNSSTRKAAAAKVIEEGEEGEEDNVYEDIDLDDDILKQE, from the coding sequence ATGTATGGAACAGTTGATAGAGTCAACGCCCAGAATGCAAAGGCAAAACTGGCAGACTCTTATACAAAACTGTTACGCGAAATCACTACGCCTACAATTTCTTCTGGTACGTTTTCCATAGGCAACTATTCCATTATCCGTCTTATTGGTACTGGCAGTTTTGGCAAAGTGTACCTTGCTAGCCACAAGTTTACGAAATCAAAGGTGGTATTGAAATCATCACCTAAAGAACAGCCGAATTTGGTACGTGAGAtccatcatcatcgacaATTTAAACATCCTCATATTGCTAGACTGTATGAGATTATTGTTACCGAGACTTCAGTATGGATGGTTTTGGAGTACTGTCCAGGGGACGAGCTATATACATACCTGGTGAACAATAATGGACAGCTGAAACCAGACGAGACCAAGAAGATATTCTCTGAACTCTGTGGTGCTGTAACCTATACACACTCAAAGAATTGTGCCCACAGAGATATTAAACTTGAGAATACACTATTAGACAAACGCCATAATGTGAAATTAGTGGATTTTGGGTTTACAAGGGAATACGAGAACAGTCGGACCATGCTTGATACCGTGTGTGGTACCAGTTGTTATATGGCTCCTGAGATCTTGATGGGAAAGAAATATTCTGGTGAAGCTATTGATGTGTGGTCATTGGGCGTCATACTGTATACTCTTTTATATGGCGAAATGCCCTTTGAGGAAGAAACTGATGTTGATACTAGGATGAAGATTATAAATGAGGAGCCTAGTTATGGAGATTTTGTACGTGGTAAGCCAGTTCCAGAGGATGGCAAGAACCTCGTCaagttattattatctaaGGACCCTAAACAGAGACTGGCTCTAGAGGAAATATTACAGCATCCATACCTGGAAGACTACGGATTATTGCAACGCAATATATTGGCCACCAAAGAGCCCAAGCCATTTTCAACTAAATCAGAGAAAAAGGTTTTACGGAGTTTGAAATCTTCTAATATCGACATCAGTAATTTGGCTGAATCAGTTCTTTCTCAAAGCTGTGATTCATTAGCAGGGTTTTGGGCTCTCGCTGTAGAACGACAAACTAAAATTGATCTTAAGAAACACAGACGCTCAAGCTTGGGTATAAAGCTTACGAAGCGTGATGGTATAGAAAAAGACGGTGGTGACGATGAAAGCAGGGGACCGGCATCTCCCAAAGGTAGTGTGCATGGGGTCAGCCGATTCAGATCCCCGAGTGCTCCTCATTCGCCTCGGTCTCCCCTTGGTAAATTTGCGTCTTCTATTCGCTCTTCGAGTGATCGGGAGAGGTCGGATAGAATTGACCGGATGGAAAGGGCCGACAAACTTGTTGAAATGAATAGCAGCCCTATAAATGGTACAGCAGATAGTCATCTAGCTGAAGTTTCTAATGACCCACCGGCGAATATTGGTGAGATTAGTTCTAGTGTTGGAAAAAGTAATCCTCATAACCAACAAGCGGCCGAATCTGGGAACACCAAATCTGGCTTAGATGGCCCGTCCAGTTTAACGGTTTCCAATCAGTCTATCAACGATTTTCCAGAATTAACGACCCATCCATCAATTATCGAGCGTACAAAAACCAAGGCATCTTCAACTTCGCGTGATATAAGGGCCTCTCTTAAGGCTacgatgatgaaaataattcttATTGGTAGTTTAAGGCGACGCCAATCTGTTATTGATGTCGATGGCGCCCCCTCTACTGTTTCTGCATCAAGTACGCTAAAGTCCGCCCAGTCCAACCCTTCGCAATCTAACGTTCGTGGTCTCGATATACATGACGAATCAGGAGGAGAGATCGGTGGGCTCAACTCCTCCGACCGTCAACCAACTACGCTTATTATTCAACCTGATAGTGACAAGGATGAAATTGATCAACAGTCTCTCGTCGATCCAAATCAAAGTCGAAAAGAAAGGTCTAGCTCCGACTTCAATGATACTCTTGGTAGTTCTCAGAGTCGTGGTAAGCCGAGTCGTAAGCTTGCTGTTCTGGCGCGCCCTATTTCACAAATCTCACAAATCTCTCAGATTTCTGCATTTTCACAACTATCTCAATATTCAACGAATTCACAAATCTCGGCAGCACCGTCCCAATTAtcacaagaaaaaataaaccaagCATTCAATAAACCCCAGAGCGAGGGCAGTTCGCGACCAAAATATTCCCGTCGTTccacatcttcatcaatttcatcattaATTTCGAGACACCGTAAAACACACTCCAAAGCATCCAGCACCTCTAGTGCTTCTCTCAAATCAGCTCCGGGTAGCCCCAGAAGGGTAGCCTCCCCCGTACCGGGTTCACATTCTCCATTTCCAAGGGCACGAGGACGATTTAGTGAACATAGTGTTTTCCCCTCATCCAAGCTTGAAAGCCCAAGCTCACGAGTAAGACTTCGCAGAAAGTCTCCTTTTGCTGGGATCACTTCATATGGTCGTAGGCAATCCAACTCCAGTACGCGAAAAGCAGCGGCTGCAAAAGTTATAGAAGAAGGTGAAGAAGGCGAAGAAGACAATGTATACGAAGACATTGATCTAGATGACGACATTTTAAAACAAGAATAG